Genomic DNA from Gorilla gorilla gorilla isolate KB3781 chromosome 13, NHGRI_mGorGor1-v2.1_pri, whole genome shotgun sequence:
ttagaaaataaaataaattattaaaataaaatgttttattatcaaTTTAACCTAAAAAGAACTACTATGCGTCCATTTCCAAGGAAGATGAATTTTGAGTCAGGTTCTCTACAAGCCAAAGAAGATGCCAACAATTGCCCTGAAAAACACTTACAAAACTACAAAGCACAGGTCACAGTCAAATATTGGGGAGAAAAGTACAAGACCCTGAAGAATATTCCCATAATAATCttgagtgtttgtgtgtgttttcagctTTAATATTCCCTGATCAAAACTCCAGTGGCTCCCAATTGCCtagataataaattataattcctTAACTCTACATTTAATATTCATCACAAATTGGCAAACcagttctcctcttttttttttccttttcctactATACTCCTGTAATTGTTTTCTTCTGTAGAATTCCCACTGATGCCTTTTAGCCTCAGTCTATTACCTGAGGCATTTCCCCCTCAGCTCATCAGGACCAAATTCAGTGAATATTATGAAATCTTGTGCTACCCCTCTCAGATGATTTCTCCTTCTTTGAAATGCATCTGTACTTAATCTGGGTGTTTGAATAAAATGTGTAGTGATTCAGAGGCTTCCCCGGGGAAAGGTGACTGATTTCCTACCAACACACCTACGGCAATGCTTGGTGATTTTACCAAGGTCCACATTCTGTCCCTTAGTACCACAGACTTAAAATTGGTAAGTAAGAAGAGACTGGATCTCATTCACAGGTGTAGATTCACATGAGCTCACAGATATGACTAGGAAGTAGAGTGCCGAGCTTTACAATGAGAAACAAAGGCCTATGGGGAGCAACCACCAAATTTCTCTGCTCATTCTTTCTTTACATCCAAGTTACCTGAATGCGGGCTTGTCATTGGAAGGGAACACACAGTCAGATCAAGAGGATTACTTATGTGAATGGCATATTTCATGGCATTGGGCTAATACAAATGCCAGATTCATTTTCCTCCACTCTAAGGATAACCGTTCCAGTGGGATGACAAGACTTAAATTCCTTGGGTGAACCCTGCCTTCCCAGACCTTGGAAAATTCCTTTTATTCTCCTCCATTGCTGACCATCTACTCTACagctgacttttttcttttacctagatgaaaaactttatttttaaaaatgtttggtcTAACTacgctttttttaaattttgtaagtaCCTCAATTTTTTATTCACTTAATCCACATTATGTTGTTTTTATGACATCAGAAGtcgatttctctttttcttttttcttttttttttttttttacatctatgATAGTCCCTTCTATTAAAACCACGTTTCTTTTTCTGTCTGGGACAGAATGCTccctcatatttttcttttacaaaactgACTGTGCAAGTTATATACTTTTATTCTTTCATATGAATTTAGGATAAGTACTCAAatccctaaaaaaaaaaccagctaaaTCTTTAATGGATTCAATTGAATGTATAGACTAATTTGAGAGGGAAATGAAagcattcttatatttttatcctACCTATTAACATGTCATACCTTTTCAATTACTCATATTCTACTATGCCCTtcattataatataatttttaaagaatttctatAAAGGTCTTATGTATGCCTTGTTGAGATAAATGtagatctttattttttgttatatttgtttCTATTACTTTATCGTTTGTTGTTCATATAGAGAAAGCTATTGATTTTTCTGTTAAGCTTGCTTCCAGAAGTCTTACTAATTTTTCTCATCTGGTCTTACAAATTTTTGTCTTTAATCTGTACTTCAGCCATTTTCTTGTCTTATGATTTTAACCAAGGCTATCAATTTTACATTAAAGAGTAACTATTTTCTTGTCTTATGATTTTAACCAAGGCTATGAATTTTACATTAAAGAGTAACtataagagtgggcatccttatcaaATTCCAGAtcttaataaaatgtataaaatggccgggcgcggaggctcacacctgtaatcccagcactttgggaggccgaggtaggtggattacctgaggtcaggagttcaagaccagcctgaccaacatggtgaaatcctgtctctactaaaaatacaaaaattagccgggcgtggtggtgcatgcctgtaatcccagctactcaggaggctgaggcaggagaatcacttgaactcaggaggcggaggttgcagtgagctgagatcgtgccactgcactccagcccgggcgacagtgcaagactttgtctcaaaaaacaaaacaaaacaaaacaaaaaaactttaagaaTGTATAAACTGTCTCCATTAAGTATTAGTGAATAATAACTTAATATCTTTTTTTGGTATATAGTTTTCTTTGAAGTTCAGAAAGTTACCTTCTGCTTGAGAATTTCAGATAGtttctataaaaattacaaattgaaCTTTACTAAATgtgttttctgcatcttttgaaataattactaCTTTTTTCCTTGTCTATTCATACCATAATTTACTGATGTTTACCAAATGTTTAAGAAAGGATAATTCTTATCTCCTACAATAATAGTCCCATTACCTTGGGTtattatgaattaaaaaaattagaaatgtatcTGGCATAATCAATACATAAATTACTATCTTATTATTCTTGTTGTTGATTAAAGGATTTTATGTATTGCATTGACGATTTTAAAACTATGCTCCCTGGAATCCTCTTAAACTTAACTGAGGGAGTAAGAGTGAATAAACAAGTAAAGAATGGTGTTTTATTCTCCCCTGTTCACCAGTGTAAATTCAACTGgagaaattttcctttttatttgttttatatattacacttctgtataaattttatttttcaataatgaaTGGTTAGACATCATTGGTTCAGttcaatgtatatattttgaataaaagcACTATTATCACAATTGATTCTTTAGTTGTTGCATGCATGAAAATAAATTAGGCAGAGGCTACAATAAACACCATTACATATTTTAATCAAAGCCAGTGATAAAATTGGctttgtaaattttaatttattcaatttttaaaaaatcatttctttgaATGAATACTTCCTCATTGTACTGAAAAAACATACTGGAGGAGTATGAAGGTATGTTCCTTTTCTCAACGAGGTTACTCTCCTCAAAGAGGCCATATGCAGATACATAACCACTACTATACCCCAGTAGACCAGACTGAGTTTTCAAAAGATGCTCAACCACACAGGGCCACATTATGATTTTGATGGGCcctaggcactttttttttttttttttggcctttgtGGGGCCTTATTTCCATAAAGATTTAAAAGTCATATTCTACTTCTGCATTGTTACAAAaacaaatatagtatatattaaaactttaaagttaacgtttttcttcatattttaaaagaaatcaaaacattttcCTAGGTTTTTCACAATATGGTCGGAGTACTGTGCCTAATGGATAAGTTGGCGGTGCAGCCATAAGTCAAGATTCCAAATCCATATAAGATCCTGCCAGGTAATATAAACAATTGAGACCAACAATTGAGAATAACATGAGACTAACATGTTAATTGATAACTTATATTCACCTCCAGTGACAAGAGAGTGAGGATAGTAGTCTGGTAGAATGGAGGGACATGCGTTGGATCCAATGGGTCAGTTATTAATATAACTAAGCTCCATGACAGAAACAGGTCtaatgttttcaaatattctaATTTATTCAAAGACAAGCTGAAGGCACAGATTTTTATACCATATCTGTTGATTAGAATGTTGAtctctaggccgggcacggtggctcacgcctgtaatcccagcaccttgggaggccgaggagggcggatcacgaggtcaggagatcgagaccatcccggctaacacagtgaaaccccgtctttactaaatatacaaaaacaaaattagctgggagtggtggcgggcgcctgtaatcccagctactggggaggctgaggcaggagaatggcgtgaacccgggaggaggagcctgcagtgagccgagatggcgccactgcactccagcctgggcgacagagcgagactccgtgtcaaaaaaaaaaaaaagaatgttgatcTCTATTTCAAATTTAAACACAGTGCAGACAATCACTGCCAAACAAAGCACACCTGTCTGCTGAATCCAGGCTGTAGAACACTGATTTGCAGCCAATGGGTTAAGAGGCAGAACTTGTGGAAACAGCAATAAAGTGGATTGGGATCCAAAGGTCCTATAATCATGTGTTCTCTCTTAACTCTGAGACAGTCAGGTTAGGATTCCTACTCTAGTGGCCTGGGTTTTACAGGAAGAAATTGTCCCCAAACTTATATTGTTGCATCCAAATACAGAACTGCAATAATACAGAATATGATTCTTAAAAGTAGGTCTCACAGACACTGTATTAACATATTCCTGTTCTATCATTCACAGAGTTCTGTTGGAGATCAGTATATGTAATATGGAAAGGACCAACGATTCCACGTCGACAGAATTTTTCCTGGTAGGGCTTTCTGCCCACCCAAAGCTCCAGACAGTTTTCTTCGTTCTAATTTTGTGGATGTACATGATGATCCTGCTTGGAAATGGAGTCCTTATCTCAGTTATCATCTTTGATTCTCACCTGCACACCACCAtgtatttcttcctctgtaatCTTTCCTTCCTCGACGTTTGCTTCACAAGTTCCTCTGTCCCACTAATTCTTGCCAGCTTTCTGGCAGTAAAGAAAAAGGTTTCCTTCTCTGGGTGTATGgtgcaaatgtttatttcttttgccatGGGGGCCACGGAGTGCATGCTCTTAGGCATGATGGCACTTGACCGCTATGTGGCCATCTGCTACCCACTGAGATACCCTGTCTTCATGAGCAAGGGTGCCTATGTGGCCATGGCAGCTGGGTCCTGGGTCACTGGGCTTGTGGACTCAGTAGTGCAGACAGCTTTTGCAATGCAGTTACCATTCTGTGCTAATAATGTCATTAACCATTTTGTCTGTGAAATTCTGGCTATCTTGAAACTGGcctgtgctgatatttcaatcAATGTGATTAGTATGACAGGGTCGAATCTGATTGTTCTGGTTATTCCATTGTTAGTAATTTCAATCTCTTACATATTCATTGTTGCCACTATTCTGAGGATTCCTTCCACTGAAGGAAAACATAAGGCCTTCTCCACCTGCTCAGCCCACCTGACAGTGGTGATTATATTCTATGGAACCATCTTCTTCATGTACGCAAAGCCTGAGTCTAAAGCCTCTGTTGATTCAGGTAATGAAGACATCATTGAGGCCCTCATCTCCCTTTTCTATGGAGTGATGACTCCCATGCTTAATCCTCTCATCTATAGTCTGCGAAACAAGGATGTAAAGGCTGCTGTCAAAAACATACTGTGTAGGAAAAACTTTTCTGATGGAAAATGAATACTGATTTATACTACATGACTTAATATTCAATGCTGCTGCAGACATAAAATTCAGAAAGATAAAATTACCATGTGAAAACAAATTTTGCCATGTGGCATTCAAAACCATATGGTAGAAAtatttttgggccaggcacagtggctcatgcctagaatcccagcactttgggaggccaaggaaggtgggtcacctgaggtcaggagttcgagaccagcctggccaatatggcaaaaccccgtctctactaaaaatacaaaaattagacaggcgtggtgacgtgggtatgtagtcccagctacttgggaggctgaggcaggagaattgcttgaacgggaAAGGAGGAGGTTACAGCAAGCCAAGATctcgcctctgcactccagcctgggcgacagagcgagacttcatctcaaaacagaaatattttctcttttactgttagatttttgtttaaaaatatataactatagaAATAAAACATGCTCCTGATGTTAAAACATACTATCATGGATAAATGTTGAAAATCTCTTTGGAAGCCTGAGCAGAAAATAATCACTCTCCAATCTTCGGAAAATAATAAAGGCAAAAGGCATTTGAAAAAGCAATTTATGACCTATAttaaattcattatttattagTATGCAAAGTAAATATTAATCACCacatgatgtattatatattcatttttaattgttcatttatttactgTACATTGTCCACTGCACATATAAGCTCCCTGAGGGTAGGATCTTGTCTGTTTATTACCCTACAACATCCAAAAAATCCTGTAATAGAGCCTGACACATaatgggtgctcaataaatatttttgaacaaataGGTGAGCCACCTCACATATAAAACGAGAAATGTATGTTTGTGGTATCTGAGGTAGCAAAGGTTATTCACCAGAAATTGATTAGATTAAATACTTCTAAATAAACTGTATTGACATTTAGTCATATACATTCCTTAATAGCTAAGGCATCACCTTTTATTTTCCATAACTTTTCTTGAATTTGATTTATAATAAGACTAAGATAAATGAAAGAGCTCCCTGGTAATGCGTCCTaagttttaatttaataaaacataGATAGCCTGGTAGCATAGTGCTACTCTTGGACTTTGAGAAGAGACCAGGCTGAAATAAGGACTTTTTTTCTACTCTGCATTAGATCACACAGAATCTAAGtagtagaaaaactagacagaactaGTGACTGACAAAAATTGCAACATGAGTATAAGAAGTGGCAGAAGAAATTAAGTCAAGTTATCCAATGTACTAAGGAGCACAGGGTTTTGGGCACTGAGGGATAAGACAGAGATGGCTCAAAAGTGAGATCATCTCTATTTATGCTCCCTGTGGGGCAGCACCCATGTGAGGAAGTCCCACCTGCATTGAAGGAATTGAGTCAGTGATGGTCAATAGAAGAAAGCATTCCCTTTACCTACAGATCTTTGAGGAGTCTATGGTAGTTGAAATGTAAAACAGAAAGGTCCAAAGTAAAAGACTAGAGCTACTTCTAACTTGTGAGAGTAAGAGCACAATACCTTCCCATGTGTTAACGGGCAATTATTGTAATTTCATAATATAATAAGTTAATTCATGCATAGCATTTAATAGTGCCTGGAAAATCCAAAATCCCCAATACACAtcaactattttattatttttagtgttgGGTATACTTTAATAAGTCTTAAAGCTTTGAGTTGGCATgcaatttttatccttttttttaggGCATAACTAATGCTATTAACTCTCTTAGCTTCAAATCTACTTTTCTATGTTCTGCCTTGTTAGTTAGGGTTGGCACACTAAAAAtcacatttcatttctcttttgttaACTAGCTTCTGTTAGACTCTACCAGAAGAAGTGCTAGAGGGTAAATGAAAGCTTTGATGAAAGTAAGGGATTTGCCCCTCCCTATTTGCTTCCCATTCCTGTCAGCATCACCCCAGCTTTAGTTCTTCACTATGACAATTAGCTGCTTCCAATATTGGTTTTAGTTCCATCTATTTTTCTCCATAATCCAGAATTAATAATCTACCAGCACCGTATCCTCAGAGTTTTAAGTCTGTCACTTGGCTCTTATTTCTGGTAAATTATAAGGCCTATCAAGTTTTTAGTCTCTCTTGAGGTATCTTTAAAAGCAATGAAATATGCGACTATCTGCTTGAGAAATGTAGCAAATCAGATGGATAATAAGCAATAGACTGAGTCAagcaagacattttctttttcttctgcagttgctttcttctttctaaacTGTAGACTATTAAAAGTCTCTTTAGTACACTCTCAAAtggaataattataataattatataatcattatataataatcagAGCCTCAGGGAAATGTGAGACAATACTAAGTGTACCAAGATACACATAATGGAAATAACagaaagaagaaggcagaaaaaaatacttatttaagtAATTGCTAAAAACATCACAAATTTGATGAAACACTAGTCTATACATCCAAGAAGATCAATGAATTTTAAGTAAGGTAAACTAAAAAGAGATCTACACTCAGATACACCATAGTCAAAATATTgtaagataaagaagaaaaaaaaaacacctcataaACATCAAGAGAAAACTCGTTCATCATGTGTAAGGGAGCCACTATAAGATTAACAGCAAACTTCCCATCAGAAACAATTGAGGCTATATGGCAATTGGATAACATATTCAAAGTcctggaagaagaaataaaaaacaaaaataaaaataaatgtcaaccAAGAAGCCCATGTTCAGCAAAaccatatttcaaaaataaaggtgaaataaaCGTGTTACCTGATAAACAAATTGAGATTATTCTTTGCAGGCAGACTTACCTTATGAAGatactaaaggaagttcttcaggataaaaaaaaaagtaataccaaACAGCAATtcaatgcacacacatacacagaaggTAATtcaaaaatacactttaaaaaataagtaagtgaATTAAAATGCTATGTTAGCTTATGTGGTTTGGCTgcctaaaattttcttctaaacctgcatgttctttttggtttattttggagggagaagaaaggacaTTTGTTCACTTGTTTTAAAGGAATTTCTTTACAGAACTATTCCACTCAACTGCTTACAATACTGTCAACATCTGGCCCTTGGGAAACGCACAGACTTTTTTGTTCCACTAAACTCTGAAAACACAGTTCCTTTCCCTACATTGTTATTTCTCCATGCTCTGCTGCTAAGCGTGGGCAGCTTCAGCCCAAGCCAATATTCCCCAGTAAGAAATGCCAGTCCCTTGAATTTTAAGATGCTTTATAAATAGCTCTCTTGAAAGATCACCTTCCTTGTAGGtggttgtggggttgggggtagAGAAGGAAGAGATTATGGTGATGGTAGAATGTACATCATAATCATCTTTGCCCCTACAAAATTCACACAACTGAGGTTCAAACTCTACTACATTCTTCACTTTCTCTCACAGATCCTGGGAGTGTGTGACAAACTAATGTGTACAGAGAAGTGGTTTCACAGTTTTTTAGCATGTTCTAAACAGGTAGTCCATAAACTCACTTTAGTACATAGGAGTTTAGAGTACCTATTATATTGCTCTCTGCTGTTAGAGCATCTGACACAAAATGATATAATGCTAAatgaaataccatatataaaagtatatctaTGTCATAATCACTTTTAAGTGTTTAAGCCAGccctacagaaaaaaagaattccctAACCAAGCCTGAATATGACATTGTCCATTGTCCTTGCCCATATTTCCCACACACCATTAATTTTATGACTGGTtacatggtgatatggtttggacttgtgtccctgcccaaatctcatgtcaaattggaggaggtgcctagtgggaggtgattggatcatgggggcaaatttcccccttgctgttcttgtgatagtgagtgagttctcatgagatctgatggttttaaagtgtgtggcTCTTCCCCCATtgtgctctctttctctccaccatGAGAAGATgcaccttgcttcccctttgccttctgccatgattgtaagtttcctgaggccttccaaccatgcttcctgttaagcctgtggaactgtgagtcaattaaacctatttccttcataaattaccaactctcaggtagttctttatagcagtgtgaaaacaaactaatacacatgGCCACAGTTTCCTTAAAAAGTCTAAAATTTTTAGCTAGTTACAGAAGATCTCATAAAGATGGATCAAAAGATGACTGAAGCCAAACAACAGACTTAAAGAGGGAACTCTAGCACTTTACTGATATATTTAATCCTTTTGATTTTCTCCAAG
This window encodes:
- the LOC101149653 gene encoding olfactory receptor 13C8, with translation MERTNDSTSTEFFLVGLSAHPKLQTVFFVLILWMYMMILLGNGVLISVIIFDSHLHTTMYFFLCNLSFLDVCFTSSSVPLILASFLAVKKKVSFSGCMVQMFISFAMGATECMLLGMMALDRYVAICYPLRYPVFMSKGAYVAMAAGSWVTGLVDSVVQTAFAMQLPFCANNVINHFVCEILAILKLACADISINVISMTGSNLIVLVIPLLVISISYIFIVATILRIPSTEGKHKAFSTCSAHLTVVIIFYGTIFFMYAKPESKASVDSGNEDIIEALISLFYGVMTPMLNPLIYSLRNKDVKAAVKNILCRKNFSDGK